The following are encoded together in the Zingiber officinale cultivar Zhangliang chromosome 8A, Zo_v1.1, whole genome shotgun sequence genome:
- the LOC122008697 gene encoding 65-kDa microtubule-associated protein 7-like, whose amino-acid sequence MVGISDGMVRSCGALLEELQQIWEEIGESKADKDRMLADAERECIEIYRRKVDEAGKAKAQLHQSVAAKEAEVAALVATLGEHSFHSMKDKKPASLRQQLASVISVLDNLRAKKDERAKIFSDMRSQIEKISEEIREYENQQDNTTNPIIIDEHDLSTRKLDEYHAQLRTLQKDKSDRLQKVLEYVNEVHSLCAMLGLDFRKTVVEVHPSLQETSPGKPTSISNKTLEGLAKAILKLKADKKIQLQKMRENMESLYELWKLMDTSEDERRYFVKLARYLDLPEQNVTHTGLLSCETIEQVESEVSRLTKLKVSRMKELVLKRRSELEEECRRAHVEPDTSTETEKTTAMIDSGLVDPSELLANIEAQIIKVKEESMSRRDIMDRIIKWLAACEEEAWLQQYNQDGKRYNAGRGSHINLKHAEKARIAVSKIPAMVDNLISKTFAWEDDRKKPFLYDGVRLVSILEEYKLTRQQKEEERKRFRDQKKLQALLLSEKEAMFGSKSVPKRSNSLNRKYANGNGFMTPAPRRISVGSGTPELLTPRSYSARENGYFKETRRLSMAPLNFAALPKDDSMSTLTSISGSEPESPLLN is encoded by the exons ATGGTGGGAATCTCAGATGGAATGGTCAGGAGCTGTGGTGCTTTGCTGGAAGAGCTTCAG CAAATTTGGGAGGAAATTGGGGAAAGTAAAGCAGACAAAGACCGCATGCTCGCAGATGCCGAAAGGGAGTGCATCGAAATTTACCGGAGGAAGGTTGATGAAGCTGGCAAGGCCAAGGCACAGCTTCATCAGTCTGTTGCTGCCAAAGAAGCAGAGGTTGCAGCTCTGGTTGCCACCCTGGGAGAGCATTCCTTTCATTCAATG AAAGACAAGAAACCAGCATCACTGAGACAGCAGCTAGCTTCAGTCATTTCTGTTTTGGATAATCTCAGAGCAAAGAAGGATGAGAGAGCCAAAATCTTTTCTGATATGCGATCTCAGATAGAGAAGATCAGTGAGGAGATAAGAGAATATGAAAACCAACAGGATAACACAACAAATCCTATCATAATAGATGAACATGATCTCTCAACAAGAAAGCTCGATGAGTACCATGCCCAACTTCGTACCCTTCAGAAGGATAAG TCCGATCGCCTCCAGAAGGTTTTGGAGTACGTGAATGAGGTGCACTCCTTATGTGCCATGCTCGGGTTAGATTTCAGGAAAACAGTGGTTGAGGTGCACCCAAGTTTGCAGGAGACATCACCAGGGAAACCTACAAGCATTAGCAACAAGACCCTTGAAGGTTTGGCCAAAGCTATCTTGAAGCTAAAAGCGGACAAAAAGATTCAACTGCAAAAG ATGCGTGAAAATATGGAGTCACTATATGAGCTGTGGAAGTTAATGGATACATCAGAAGACGAGAGGAGGTATTTTGTAAAACTAGCACGCTACCTTGACTTGCCCGAACAGAATGTTACACATACAGGTTTACTCTCGTGTGAGACGATCGAGCAG GTAGAGTCTGAAGTTAGTAGGCTAACCAAGCTAAAAGTTAGCAGAATGAAAGAACTAGTTTTGAAGAGAAGGTCAGAACTGGAGGAAGAATGTAGAAGAGCACATGTCGAACCTGATACAAGCACGGAAACAGAGAAAACCACTGCAATGATCGACTCTG GTCTTGTAGATCCTTCTGAACTGTTAGCTAATATTGAAGCACAAATAATAAAGGTGAAAGAAGAATCGATGAGCAGAAGAGATATCATGGATAGAATAATCAAATGGCTTGCCGCTTGTGAAGAAGAAGCTTGGCTTCAGCAATACAACCAG GATGGAAAGAGGTACAATGCTGGAAGAGGTAGTCATATAAACCTAAAACACGCAGAGAAGGCACGAATTGCTGTTAGCAAAATTCCAG CTATGGTGGACAATCTTATTAGCAAAACATTTGCCTGGGAAGATGACAGGAAAAAGCCCTTTCTATATGATGGG GTTCGCTTGGTATCTATTCTCGAGGAGTATAAACTTACTAGACaacaaaaggaagaagagaggaaaagatttCGC GACCAGAAGAAGCTGCAAGCTTTACTGCTCTCGGAGAAGGAAGCAATGTTTGGTTCAAAATCAGTCCCAAAAAGGAGCAACAGTTTGAACAGGAAGTATGCAAATGGAAACGGATTCATGACACCAGCACCACGACGGATATCAGTGGGAAGTGGAACTCCAGAGCTCCTCACACCGCGCTCATATTCCGCGCGCGAGAATGGGTACTTCAAGGAGACAAGGAGGTTGTCAATGGCACCATTGAACTTTGCTGCTCTACCCAAAGATGACTCCATGTCCACACTCACATCCATCAGTGGTTCAGAACCTGAGTCTCCACTCCTAAATTGA
- the LOC122008698 gene encoding protein Barley B recombinant-like: MDGDGMGMRGWAYYEQTLKGNLGLQLMSMVSTECESTKLLLPNGVFVRHDCETPPQPSVPMDFVRNGWINHRDNKMVHMLPFNHGYSILSEPHGVHSLPMVQQPAPPPEDGKAVVLIENELQSVKEAPLRKRSQVQPHPCKAPRIKKPKKVPSPNDESTGHSGDRARTAKKSTDIVINGFDLDISSIPTPVCSCTGSRRQCYKWGVGGWQSACCTTYISMHPLPMSTKKRGARIAGRKMSLGAFKKVLEKLTGEGYSLSNPIDLKNHWAKHGTNKFVTIR; the protein is encoded by the coding sequence ATGGATGGGGATGGAATGGGGATGCGTGGTTGGGCCTACTACGAGCAGACCTTGAAAGGCAACTTGGGGCTACAGCTCATGTCCATGGTCTCAACCGAGTGCGAATCGACGAAGCTGCTTCTTCCGAATGGAGTCTTCGTCCGCCATGACTGTGAGACTCCTCCTCAGCCATCAGTTCCAATGGATTTTGTGCGAAATGGTTGGATCAACCACAGAGACAACAAAATGGTCCACATGCTCCCCTTCAATCATGGTTACTCGATCCTTTCTGAACCTCATGGAGTCCATTCACTGCCAATGGTACAACAACCTGCGCCTCCGCCAGAGGATGGAAAGGCGGTCGTATTGATTGAAAATGAATTGCAAAGTGTAAAGGAGGCACCTTTGAGAAAAAGATCCCAAGTGCAGCCTCACCCTTGCAAGGCCCCTAGGATTAAGAAGCCAAAGAAGGTTCCTTCACCAAATGATGAGTCTACTGGCCATTCTGGTGATCGAGCAAGGACTGCAAAGAAGAGTACTGATATCGTTATAAATGGATTTGACCTGGACATTTCAAGCATACCTACGCCAGTGTGCTCTTGCACAGGCAGTCGGCGGCAATGCTATAAGTGGGGAGTTGGAGGGTGGCAATCTGCTTGCTGCACTACTTATATTTCAATGCACCCACTCCCTATGAGCACAAAGAAGAGAGGGGCGCGAATTGCTGGCAGGAAGATGAGCCTCGGCGCATTCAAGAAGGTCCTGGAGAAGCTCACTGGGGAAGGATATAGTTTGTCTAACCCAATTGACTTGAAGAATCATTGGGCAAAACATGGTACGAATAAATTTGTAACAATCAGGTAA